In one window of Streptomyces kaniharaensis DNA:
- a CDS encoding Lrp/AsnC family transcriptional regulator, which yields MDRIDRDILRELQKDGRLTNQELAQRVGLTASPCMRRVRQLEDDGVIQGYRAVINPEAVGRGFEVLVSVEVRRDREAVEAFEAALQEIPDVIEAYRLFGSPGCLLRIAVADITAYERLWLERLTTLSGVTEVNSQIIMKRIKEPRGLPVDH from the coding sequence ATGGATCGAATCGACAGGGATATCTTGCGCGAGCTCCAGAAGGACGGCCGACTGACCAACCAGGAACTCGCCCAGCGGGTCGGCCTGACCGCCTCGCCGTGCATGCGCCGGGTCCGCCAGCTCGAGGACGACGGGGTCATCCAGGGCTATCGGGCGGTCATCAACCCGGAGGCCGTCGGGCGGGGGTTCGAGGTGCTCGTCTCCGTCGAGGTACGACGGGACCGCGAGGCGGTCGAAGCCTTCGAGGCCGCGCTCCAGGAGATCCCCGACGTCATCGAGGCATACCGCCTGTTCGGCAGCCCGGGCTGCCTGCTGCGCATCGCGGTCGCCGACATCACCGCCTACGAGCGGCTCTGGCTCGAACGCCTCACGACCCTGTCCGGTGTCACCGAGGTCAACTCGCAGATCATCATGAAGCGGATCAAGGAACCTCGCGGCCTGCCCGTCGACCACTGA
- a CDS encoding HIT family protein, with translation MEHRPMDLATYSEHAQHGPCFICRLVEGDPAYAHEIVYEDEQHLAFLDKWPVLPGKLLVVPKRHLEHVVTDLPEQDYLAMMATVRLVALAAEDVLGGERTYLFSLGSQAGNSHLHWHIARLPHGIPYDQQQFEALAFTNGVLTYTPAERAHLADRLRRAITARAAAAA, from the coding sequence ATGGAACACCGGCCGATGGACCTTGCCACCTACAGCGAGCACGCCCAGCACGGGCCCTGCTTCATCTGCCGCCTGGTCGAGGGCGACCCGGCCTACGCTCACGAGATCGTCTACGAGGACGAGCAGCACCTGGCCTTCCTTGACAAGTGGCCCGTCCTGCCCGGCAAGCTCCTGGTCGTCCCCAAGCGGCACCTGGAGCACGTCGTCACCGACCTCCCCGAACAGGACTACCTCGCCATGATGGCCACTGTGCGGCTGGTCGCCCTCGCCGCCGAAGACGTCCTCGGCGGCGAACGCACCTACCTGTTCTCCCTCGGCTCCCAAGCTGGCAACAGCCATCTCCACTGGCACATCGCCCGCCTGCCCCACGGCATCCCCTACGACCAGCAACAGTTCGAAGCCCTCGCCTTCACCAACGGCGTCCTCACCTACACCCCAGCCGAACGAGCCCACCTCGCCGACCGGCTGCGCCGGGCCATCACCGCCCGTGCCGCCGCGGCCGCCTGA
- a CDS encoding endo alpha-1,4 polygalactosaminidase — protein sequence MPIPHVRAARLPVRIAVALTASAAVLAVFSCSTTDGTSTPSASSPAKSSSDRATPKAPSAVTLPPVHAGFDYQIGGSYPPPAGVSIVSRDHGDSPAPGIYTICYVNAFQVQSGAEQEWDADLLLRDANGDIVYDPNWNEALLDISTDAKRGRVAQKVNGWFNECAAKGFNAVEPDNYDSYTRSEDLLSAADAETFESMLVACSHQQNLAIAQKNAVELAPDRQRVGLDFAVAEQCGQYSECGLYIDAFGGSVFDVEYTARGLAAACSGWGDRISIVQRDLDVVPAGSPGYVRHTC from the coding sequence ATGCCAATCCCCCATGTTCGCGCCGCTAGGCTGCCCGTCAGGATCGCAGTGGCGCTGACGGCTTCGGCGGCGGTTCTCGCCGTCTTCTCGTGCAGCACCACCGATGGAACGTCCACGCCGTCGGCATCGTCACCCGCGAAGAGCTCCTCCGACCGGGCGACACCCAAGGCGCCGTCCGCCGTGACGCTGCCCCCGGTGCACGCCGGGTTCGACTACCAGATCGGCGGGTCCTACCCGCCGCCGGCCGGGGTGTCCATCGTCAGCCGCGACCACGGAGATTCCCCGGCCCCGGGGATCTACACCATCTGCTACGTCAACGCCTTCCAGGTCCAGTCGGGCGCGGAGCAGGAATGGGACGCGGACCTGTTGCTCCGGGACGCGAACGGCGACATCGTGTACGACCCGAACTGGAACGAGGCGCTGCTGGACATCAGCACGGACGCCAAGCGCGGCCGGGTGGCCCAGAAGGTGAACGGCTGGTTCAACGAGTGCGCGGCCAAGGGCTTCAACGCGGTCGAGCCGGACAACTACGACAGCTACACGCGGTCGGAAGACCTGCTGAGCGCGGCCGACGCCGAGACGTTCGAGTCCATGCTCGTCGCGTGCTCCCACCAGCAGAACCTGGCGATCGCCCAGAAGAACGCGGTGGAGCTGGCGCCGGACCGTCAGCGGGTCGGGCTCGACTTCGCGGTGGCGGAGCAGTGCGGCCAGTACAGCGAATGCGGCCTGTACATCGACGCGTTCGGCGGCAGCGTCTTCGACGTCGAGTACACCGCTCGGGGCCTGGCGGCGGCCTGCTCGGGCTGGGGCGACCGGATCAGCATCGTGCAGCGCGACCTGGACGTGGTGCCGGCGGGCAGCCCCGGCTATGTGCGCCACACCTGCTGA
- a CDS encoding PadR family transcriptional regulator, which translates to MADRHLQEPTRLVLTALADAPRHGYAILQEVLAMSGGRTKLLTGTLYTALDRLLQQGLIRVDHEEVVAGKLRRSFALTDQGRSTLTAETERLRAGVAEAERRLALGRLQPNRGTV; encoded by the coding sequence ATGGCAGACCGTCACCTACAGGAGCCGACCCGTCTCGTGCTCACCGCGCTGGCCGATGCCCCCCGGCACGGCTACGCGATCCTCCAGGAAGTCCTGGCCATGTCCGGGGGCCGGACCAAGCTGCTCACCGGCACCCTCTACACCGCCCTGGACCGCCTGCTCCAGCAAGGACTCATCCGCGTCGACCACGAGGAGGTCGTCGCCGGAAAGCTGCGCCGCAGCTTCGCCCTGACCGACCAGGGCCGCAGCACCCTCACGGCGGAGACGGAGCGTCTGCGCGCGGGCGTGGCCGAGGCCGAACGCCGCCTCGCGCTCGGCCGGCTCCAGCCGAACAGGGGGACGGTATGA
- a CDS encoding flavin monoamine oxidase family protein, whose translation MSQPTVSRSGESSAVPGQPPLGRRALLGSAAAAAVGAVGLGTRAVAATVPAYAPSVGPAADEAVSRELAREMLMVGADEQTDLTLAYLRILIDGQLPPRTGRKRVLVVGAGVAGLTVATLLKQAGHEVTVIEANANRVGGRIKTFRGIFADPRLHAEAGAMRLPDFHPLVLALADKLGLKRRLFYNADVAPGAGPTGDVPPVKYRSFTGETWSNGPDRTFTPPAARFRSLIHVNGTRTTRAAYAQSPAVVNRSFGARFDSTTAGALDKAFERVSVRDGDIRQRLDAWTDIFSTYGYHSTRRFLREEAGWDPASVQAAGTLENLTSRLHYSLIPTLIDHAVISPTNRYWELEGGTAVLTDALAAPLRDDLRLGHRMTRLVQDAGKVTIETVAESGDEESCDGAPVAPTKTFEGDYAIVTVPFSALRFCRIEPLMSYPKRRAVAELHYDSATKVLLEFHHRFWEEGPDGVTGGGCVSDSPSRFTYFPSHVPQGSSGGVVLASYTWSDDAARWDSLTPGERYAFALDDLERLLGPRVRREFTGVGATQSWARARYALGEAAIVTPGQLHELHPATRIPEGRVHFAGEHTSLKPAWIEGALESAVRTFLEVHHR comes from the coding sequence GTGAGTCAGCCCACTGTGAGCCGGTCCGGCGAGTCGAGCGCCGTCCCTGGGCAGCCCCCGCTGGGGAGGCGCGCCCTTCTCGGGTCGGCCGCCGCGGCCGCGGTCGGCGCGGTCGGTCTCGGCACCCGGGCCGTGGCGGCCACGGTGCCCGCGTATGCGCCGAGCGTCGGCCCGGCGGCCGACGAGGCGGTCAGCCGCGAGCTGGCCCGCGAGATGCTCATGGTCGGTGCGGACGAGCAGACCGACCTGACCCTTGCATACCTGCGCATCCTGATCGACGGCCAACTGCCGCCCCGCACTGGCCGGAAGCGGGTGCTGGTGGTGGGTGCGGGTGTCGCCGGGCTGACCGTCGCGACGCTGCTCAAGCAGGCCGGTCACGAAGTGACCGTCATCGAGGCCAACGCCAACCGGGTCGGCGGGCGGATCAAGACCTTCCGCGGCATCTTCGCCGACCCCCGGCTGCACGCCGAGGCCGGCGCCATGCGCCTGCCCGACTTCCACCCGCTCGTCCTCGCGCTCGCCGACAAGCTCGGCCTGAAGCGGCGGCTGTTCTACAACGCCGACGTCGCGCCGGGTGCCGGCCCGACCGGCGACGTTCCGCCGGTGAAGTACCGCTCGTTCACCGGGGAGACCTGGAGCAACGGCCCGGACCGGACGTTCACCCCGCCCGCGGCCCGCTTCCGCAGTCTGATCCACGTCAACGGCACCCGGACCACCCGTGCCGCGTACGCCCAGTCGCCGGCCGTGGTCAACCGCTCCTTCGGCGCCCGGTTCGACTCCACCACCGCCGGCGCCCTCGACAAGGCGTTCGAGCGGGTATCCGTCCGGGACGGTGACATCCGCCAGCGGCTGGACGCCTGGACCGACATCTTCTCCACCTACGGCTACCACTCCACCCGTCGCTTCCTGCGCGAGGAAGCCGGCTGGGACCCGGCGTCCGTCCAGGCCGCCGGCACCCTGGAGAACCTCACCTCCCGGCTGCACTACTCGTTGATCCCCACCCTGATCGACCACGCGGTGATCAGCCCCACCAACCGTTACTGGGAACTGGAGGGCGGCACCGCCGTGCTCACCGACGCGCTCGCCGCCCCGCTCCGGGACGACCTGCGCCTCGGTCACCGGATGACCCGCCTGGTGCAGGACGCCGGCAAGGTCACCATCGAGACGGTCGCGGAGAGCGGCGACGAGGAGTCCTGCGACGGTGCTCCCGTCGCTCCCACCAAGACCTTCGAGGGCGACTACGCGATCGTCACCGTCCCGTTCAGCGCGCTGCGGTTCTGCCGGATCGAGCCCCTGATGTCCTACCCCAAGCGCCGGGCCGTCGCGGAGCTGCACTACGACTCGGCCACCAAGGTCCTGCTGGAGTTCCACCACCGGTTCTGGGAGGAGGGCCCGGACGGCGTCACCGGCGGCGGCTGCGTCAGCGACAGCCCCAGCCGCTTCACCTACTTCCCCTCGCATGTCCCGCAGGGCTCCTCGGGCGGCGTGGTGCTCGCCTCGTACACCTGGTCGGACGACGCGGCGCGCTGGGACTCGCTCACCCCGGGTGAGCGATACGCCTTCGCCCTCGACGACCTGGAGCGGCTCCTGGGGCCGCGTGTGCGGCGGGAGTTCACCGGAGTCGGCGCCACCCAGTCCTGGGCACGTGCCCGGTACGCCCTCGGTGAGGCCGCCATCGTCACCCCCGGCCAGCTGCACGAGCTCCACCCGGCCACCCGGATCCCGGAGGGCCGCGTCCACTTCGCCGGCGAGCACACCAGCCTCAAGCCGGCCTGGATCGAGGGCGCCCTCGAGTCGGCGGTCCGCACCTTCCTGGAGGTCCACCACCGCTGA
- a CDS encoding helix-turn-helix domain-containing protein encodes MPGGRLTQQERQQIALGLADGLAYAEIARRLERPTSTITREVMRNGGPTAYRADLAHRATERRAHRRRPTTARGPESVPQPHGRDADAVCEYEEALATVFMVSGLPKMTARVLACLYTTDAGSLTASELAQRLQVSPASISKAITFLESMELVRRERDERRRERYIVDDDLWYQSMIRSARSNDQIVETARQGVGILGPGTPAATRLENVARFLDFVSESMIRAAEQAREILYTRTETASGGTAEPSSDHG; translated from the coding sequence ATGCCGGGAGGCAGGCTCACCCAGCAGGAACGCCAGCAGATCGCGCTGGGGCTGGCCGACGGCCTCGCCTACGCCGAGATCGCCCGACGCCTGGAGCGTCCGACCTCGACGATCACGCGTGAGGTGATGCGCAACGGCGGCCCCACCGCCTACCGCGCCGACCTGGCCCACCGCGCCACCGAACGCCGCGCCCACCGGCGCCGGCCCACCACTGCCCGAGGGCCGGAGTCGGTTCCCCAGCCCCACGGGCGCGACGCCGACGCCGTGTGCGAGTACGAGGAGGCGCTCGCCACCGTCTTCATGGTTTCGGGCCTGCCCAAGATGACGGCCCGGGTGCTGGCCTGCCTCTACACCACCGACGCGGGCAGCCTCACCGCGTCCGAGCTCGCCCAGCGCCTCCAGGTCAGCCCGGCGTCCATCTCCAAAGCGATCACGTTCCTCGAGAGCATGGAGCTCGTCCGCCGGGAACGCGACGAACGCCGCCGCGAGCGCTACATCGTCGACGACGACCTCTGGTACCAGTCGATGATCCGCAGCGCCCGATCCAACGACCAAATCGTCGAAACCGCACGGCAGGGCGTCGGCATCCTCGGCCCCGGCACCCCGGCCGCCACCCGCCTGGAGAACGTCGCCCGCTTCCTCGACTTCGTCTCCGAGAGCATGATCCGTGCCGCGGAGCAGGCCCGCGAGATCCTCTACACCAGAACCGAAACGGCCTCAGGCGGCACCGCCGAGCCGAGCTCGGACCACGGATAG
- a CDS encoding DUF4097 family beta strand repeat-containing protein, which produces MQKFDTPAPIAAVLDIPAGRIQLIAADRADTIVEVLPANPSKSRDVQTAEQTTVAYADGVLRIHTPEPKNQLFGSGSLEVTVKLPAGSRIEAKAAACELRSVGRLGDIVFDGAYRQIKIDEAASVRLTAVDGDVEVGRLGGSAEISTARGGIRITEARRGTVVLSTQSGDITVGAAASVSATLDAGTSHGRISNSLRNDGTSELDIRATTPAGDITARSL; this is translated from the coding sequence ATGCAGAAGTTCGACACCCCCGCCCCGATCGCCGCCGTCCTGGACATCCCCGCCGGACGCATCCAGCTCATCGCCGCCGACCGCGCCGACACCATCGTCGAGGTCCTGCCCGCCAACCCCTCCAAGAGCCGCGACGTCCAGACCGCCGAGCAGACCACCGTCGCCTACGCCGACGGCGTCCTGCGGATCCACACCCCCGAGCCCAAGAACCAGCTCTTCGGCTCCGGGTCACTGGAGGTCACCGTCAAGCTGCCCGCCGGCTCCCGCATCGAGGCCAAGGCCGCCGCCTGCGAGCTGCGCAGCGTCGGCCGCCTCGGCGACATCGTGTTCGACGGCGCGTACCGCCAGATCAAGATCGACGAGGCCGCCAGCGTGCGCCTCACCGCGGTCGACGGCGACGTCGAGGTCGGCCGGCTGGGCGGCTCCGCCGAGATCAGCACCGCACGCGGCGGCATCCGCATCACCGAGGCCCGGCGGGGCACGGTCGTCCTCAGCACCCAGTCCGGCGACATCACCGTCGGCGCCGCCGCCAGCGTCTCGGCCACCCTGGACGCCGGCACCAGCCACGGCCGCATCAGCAACTCCCTCCGGAACGACGGCACTTCCGAACTCGACATCCGCGCCACCACCCCCGCCGGCGACATCACCGCCCGCAGCCTCTGA
- a CDS encoding class I SAM-dependent methyltransferase gives MSVAELDEAKQEQFAGRMVQVINDSCLGLMAGLGHETGLFDVMAGMEPATSEEIARAAGLSERYVREWLGAMVTGGVVDYEPQRRTYALPPEHAASLTRAAGPNNMARIAQDLSMLAEVEQQVREAFRTGGGLPYSAYPRFQALQAEESKEVFDVALVDGIVPLVPGLVDRLRAGIDVLDIGCGQGHAVNVLAGAFPASRFHGLDKSEEGIAAARAEAADRCLDNADFQVGDSAELTGSYDLVTAFDVIHDLARPARTLAAVAGALRADGVFLMGDIAASSRLEENIGHPLCPALYTFSVFYCMSVSLGEGGEGLGTVWGEQTARRMLEEAGFRHIDAQRVEGDVLNVYYVARR, from the coding sequence ATGTCCGTTGCGGAACTGGATGAGGCCAAGCAGGAACAGTTCGCGGGCCGTATGGTCCAGGTGATCAACGACTCCTGTCTGGGGCTGATGGCGGGCCTGGGGCACGAGACCGGTCTGTTCGACGTGATGGCGGGCATGGAGCCGGCCACCAGCGAGGAGATCGCCCGGGCGGCCGGGCTGAGCGAACGTTATGTTCGCGAGTGGCTGGGCGCGATGGTGACGGGCGGTGTGGTCGACTACGAGCCACAGCGACGGACCTATGCGCTGCCCCCGGAGCACGCGGCCTCGCTCACCCGGGCGGCCGGCCCGAACAACATGGCGAGGATCGCCCAGGACCTCTCCATGCTGGCGGAGGTCGAGCAGCAGGTGCGGGAAGCGTTCCGGACCGGGGGCGGGCTGCCGTACTCGGCCTACCCGCGTTTCCAGGCCCTGCAGGCGGAGGAATCCAAAGAGGTCTTCGACGTCGCCCTCGTGGACGGGATCGTGCCGCTGGTCCCCGGTCTCGTGGACAGACTGCGCGCGGGCATCGACGTGCTGGACATCGGCTGCGGGCAGGGCCACGCGGTCAACGTCCTGGCCGGAGCGTTCCCGGCCAGCCGCTTCCACGGCCTGGACAAGTCCGAGGAGGGCATCGCCGCCGCGCGCGCCGAGGCCGCCGACCGGTGCCTGGACAACGCTGACTTCCAGGTCGGCGACAGCGCCGAGCTGACCGGCTCCTACGACCTCGTCACGGCGTTCGACGTCATCCACGACCTGGCCCGACCCGCCCGCACGCTCGCCGCCGTCGCCGGGGCCCTGCGCGCGGACGGCGTGTTCCTGATGGGCGACATCGCCGCCTCCAGCCGTCTGGAGGAGAACATCGGTCACCCGTTGTGCCCGGCGCTGTACACCTTCTCGGTGTTCTACTGCATGAGCGTCTCGCTCGGGGAGGGCGGCGAGGGCCTGGGCACCGTCTGGGGCGAGCAGACCGCCCGACGGATGCTCGAGGAGGCCGGCTTCCGCCACATCGACGCCCAGCGAGTGGAGGGGGACGTCCTGAACGTGTACTACGTGGCGCGTCGCTGA
- a CDS encoding SRPBCC family protein → MSTVEESIDVDVPVRVVYDQWATFEDFPQFMEGVEEVRQLDDRHAHWRTKIAGLSREFDTEIVERVPEERVAWRTTGESVKHTGTVDFEPLGAARTRVRMTMAFQPTGLAEKAADKLGMLDRQVRGDLRRFKRFIEDRGTGSGPRPASGGG, encoded by the coding sequence ATGAGTACGGTGGAGGAGTCGATCGACGTGGACGTGCCGGTCCGCGTCGTCTACGACCAGTGGGCGACCTTCGAGGACTTCCCGCAGTTCATGGAGGGCGTGGAGGAGGTCAGGCAACTGGACGACCGCCATGCCCACTGGCGGACGAAGATCGCCGGGCTGTCCCGGGAGTTCGATACCGAGATCGTCGAGCGGGTGCCCGAGGAACGGGTCGCCTGGCGCACCACCGGTGAGAGCGTGAAGCACACCGGCACGGTCGACTTCGAGCCGCTCGGCGCCGCCCGGACACGGGTGAGGATGACCATGGCCTTCCAGCCCACCGGCCTGGCCGAGAAGGCCGCTGACAAGCTGGGCATGCTCGACCGTCAGGTGCGGGGCGACCTGCGTCGCTTCAAACGGTTCATCGAGGACCGCGGCACCGGGTCCGGCCCCCGTCCGGCGTCCGGGGGCGGCTGA
- a CDS encoding TetR/AcrR family transcriptional regulator, with the protein MTTLRKDAARNWDQIVAVARALVDQGAPLQLNDVARRAGLGVGTVYRHFSTPEALLETVAAPCLEALAAHGEQALADTDPWRALEGFLFRTVEAQVTDASLAPVAAAATDTLPRTTELKSALRSAGTALLDRAREAGAVRPDLASADLVPLMCGIAYAVNVHGGSPADRIDTAHRYLATLLGGLRAAPQRA; encoded by the coding sequence ATGACGACCCTGCGTAAGGACGCGGCCCGCAACTGGGACCAGATCGTTGCCGTCGCCCGCGCCCTGGTCGACCAGGGCGCACCGTTGCAGCTCAACGACGTCGCCCGCCGCGCAGGACTCGGCGTCGGCACCGTCTACCGGCACTTCTCCACCCCCGAAGCGCTGCTGGAGACCGTCGCCGCCCCCTGTCTGGAAGCCCTGGCCGCCCACGGCGAGCAGGCCCTGGCCGACACCGACCCGTGGCGCGCGCTGGAGGGCTTCCTGTTCCGCACCGTCGAAGCACAGGTCACGGACGCCTCCCTGGCCCCGGTCGCCGCCGCAGCCACGGACACTCTGCCGCGCACCACGGAACTCAAGAGCGCGCTCCGCTCGGCCGGCACCGCACTCCTTGACCGGGCCCGCGAAGCCGGAGCGGTCCGCCCCGACCTGGCCTCCGCCGACCTCGTCCCCCTCATGTGCGGCATCGCCTACGCCGTGAACGTCCACGGCGGCAGTCCCGCCGACCGGATCGACACCGCACATCGCTACCTGGCCACCCTGCTCGGGGGCCTGCGCGCCGCACCACAACGCGCGTGA
- a CDS encoding SDR family NAD(P)-dependent oxidoreductase, with protein sequence MRKTAVVTAGTAGIGLETALGLAADGFSVTVVGRNADRGARAVDRINATNPAQPGRFLSADLASLDEVRALADRIASDHAASGEPLTVLVNNVGAMFPERRTLDGVEASFVVNHLSPYLLTELLLPTLTAGAPSRIVNVTSSAVKVAKRVFDAAEPPGGYYGFHWYGRAKLANLAYTLDLATRLDGTGVSVFAADPGGAATDMTNGTLTDPKIVSPPLRLLWPLVRRTFERSTSGPASVAARPSIVAATDDALTGRTGIVIGAQACPVAPFRAATDPRVAEAVRRLGERHAPLATA encoded by the coding sequence ATGAGGAAGACGGCGGTGGTCACGGCCGGAACGGCCGGCATCGGCTTGGAGACGGCGCTGGGGCTGGCTGCTGACGGGTTCTCGGTGACCGTGGTCGGACGCAACGCCGACCGGGGCGCCCGAGCAGTCGACCGGATCAACGCGACGAACCCGGCGCAACCCGGGCGGTTCCTGTCCGCCGACCTCGCCTCGCTCGACGAAGTGCGCGCGCTCGCCGACCGGATCGCCTCCGACCACGCCGCCTCGGGCGAACCGCTGACCGTGCTGGTCAACAACGTCGGGGCGATGTTCCCCGAGCGACGAACCCTGGACGGCGTCGAGGCGTCATTCGTCGTCAACCACCTCTCGCCGTACCTGCTGACGGAACTGCTGCTGCCGACGCTGACGGCCGGGGCACCGAGCAGGATCGTGAACGTCACCTCGAGCGCGGTCAAAGTCGCCAAGCGCGTTTTCGACGCCGCCGAACCACCCGGCGGCTACTACGGCTTCCACTGGTACGGCCGCGCCAAGCTCGCCAACCTCGCCTACACGCTCGACCTCGCCACGCGACTCGACGGCACGGGCGTATCGGTCTTCGCCGCCGACCCCGGAGGCGCGGCGACCGACATGACCAACGGCACCCTGACCGACCCGAAGATCGTCTCGCCCCCACTGCGGCTGCTGTGGCCGCTGGTACGCCGCACGTTCGAACGCTCGACCTCGGGCCCGGCGTCCGTGGCCGCGAGGCCTTCGATCGTCGCCGCCACCGATGACGCTCTGACCGGTCGGACCGGCATCGTCATCGGCGCCCAGGCGTGCCCGGTGGCGCCGTTCCGCGCGGCGACAGACCCTCGCGTCGCCGAGGCGGTGCGCCGACTCGGCGAACGGCACGCGCCTCTCGCGACCGCCTGA
- a CDS encoding C40 family peptidase: MSRSLPARRRISLGLSLASVLTGVGAFTATATGTAAAVPAPPVSSPISIQSAACPTNMQQGETDGCVTQLQMELDLAGAQIGADGQFGPATYNAVVNFQSSHGLTADGIAGPATKNTLDSIAAGISGTVNLNTSCATMALGSNGACVSTLQNLLNAYGAGIGVDGQFGPATDTAVRNFQSSHGLVSDGIVGTATKTALYGGSGGSSDLDLLRDCGQLQSGSQGGCVSTLQNLLNAYGAGIGVDGQFGPATDTAVRNFQSSHGLGVDGIVGTATKNALYNISTGGSGSGSSTNLDLRTQCGLLQSGATGNCVSTLQAILNNLGAGLTVDGQFGPGTDTAVRNFQSSHGLTADGIVGPATKNALYGGGTGPGSTGTPPSSGPVDYTKVLNAAKSFIGYPYVWGGGHSLRGEGPGPSLGTCDGYTGSIIPCPANSTVGLDCSGLVRAAYWFGAGIDLGNGGNTNDQTRDRHTLPISQSQRQPGDVEYFGDGPHSTHHVIIYAGTDPSTGADMMYEAEQTGTNVHYVGLRTGGYWYHVVA; this comes from the coding sequence TTGAGCCGATCCCTCCCTGCCCGGCGCCGGATATCGCTGGGCCTGAGCCTGGCGTCCGTGCTGACCGGTGTCGGCGCGTTCACCGCCACCGCCACCGGCACGGCCGCCGCCGTGCCCGCCCCGCCCGTCAGCAGCCCGATCAGCATCCAGTCGGCCGCCTGCCCGACCAACATGCAGCAGGGCGAGACCGACGGTTGCGTCACCCAGCTCCAGATGGAGCTGGACCTGGCCGGCGCCCAGATCGGCGCCGACGGCCAGTTCGGCCCGGCCACGTACAACGCCGTCGTCAACTTCCAGTCCTCGCACGGCCTCACCGCCGACGGCATCGCCGGCCCGGCCACCAAGAACACGCTGGACTCGATCGCGGCCGGCATCTCGGGCACCGTCAACCTGAACACGTCCTGCGCGACCATGGCCCTGGGGTCGAACGGCGCGTGCGTGTCGACGCTCCAGAACCTGCTCAACGCCTACGGCGCGGGGATCGGCGTGGACGGCCAGTTCGGCCCGGCCACCGACACCGCGGTGCGCAACTTCCAGTCCAGCCACGGCCTGGTCTCCGACGGCATCGTCGGCACCGCCACCAAGACCGCCCTGTACGGCGGGTCCGGTGGCTCCTCCGACCTCGACCTGCTCCGGGACTGCGGCCAGCTCCAGTCGGGCAGCCAGGGCGGATGCGTCTCCACCCTGCAGAACCTGCTCAACGCCTACGGCGCGGGGATCGGCGTGGACGGCCAGTTCGGCCCGGCCACCGACACCGCGGTGCGCAACTTCCAGTCCTCGCACGGCCTGGGCGTCGACGGCATCGTCGGCACCGCCACCAAGAACGCCCTGTACAACATCAGCACCGGCGGCTCCGGCAGCGGCTCGTCGACCAACCTCGACCTGCGCACCCAGTGCGGCCTCCTGCAGAGCGGCGCGACCGGCAACTGCGTCTCCACCCTCCAGGCCATCCTGAACAACCTCGGCGCGGGCCTCACCGTCGACGGCCAGTTCGGACCCGGCACCGACACCGCCGTCCGCAACTTCCAGTCCTCGCACGGCCTGACCGCCGACGGCATCGTCGGCCCGGCGACCAAGAACGCCCTGTACGGCGGCGGCACCGGCCCGGGCTCCACCGGCACCCCGCCGTCCAGCGGCCCGGTCGACTACACCAAGGTCCTGAACGCCGCGAAGTCCTTCATCGGCTACCCGTACGTCTGGGGCGGCGGGCACTCACTGCGCGGCGAGGGCCCCGGCCCGTCGCTCGGCACCTGCGACGGCTACACCGGCTCGATCATCCCCTGCCCGGCCAACTCCACCGTCGGCCTGGACTGCTCCGGCCTGGTCCGCGCCGCCTACTGGTTCGGCGCCGGGATCGACCTCGGCAACGGCGGCAACACCAACGACCAGACCCGGGACCGGCACACCCTGCCGATCTCGCAGTCCCAGCGCCAGCCCGGCGACGTCGAGTACTTCGGCGACGGCCCGCACTCCACCCACCACGTCATCATCTACGCCGGAACCGACCCGAGCACCGGCGCGGACATGATGTACGAGGCGGAGCAGACCGGCACCAACGTCCACTACGTCGGCCTGCGCACCGGCGGCTACTGGTACCACGTCGTGGCCTGA